The Bacteroidota bacterium genome includes the window GGAATAAACAGCCTCGGAGGCACCGCAAAATGTGCATTTACCGTTTACCCACGAGTGTTCGGTTCTCTCAAAAATTATGTTCCCCTCCTCACCTTCGAAGAGGTCACAAACCGAGTATTTTCCGTTTGCGGTTTTTGAACAGTAAACACTTCTTCTCGAAAGGAGAGCCGTCAGTTCTGTAATTGCAATGCCGAACAACTGGTTTTTGTAGATGTGGTTTAGTCTCTTCTGCCTGTCGGGGAACTCCGTCTCAAGACCGGCAATCAGTCTTTTTGCGATCTCCCTTAAAAACACCCCCGATTTACTGACGGGATCGAGAAACCTTGTATTTTTATCGCTCCAGAGCTCTTCCGGCAGCATGTCCAAAATTCTGTTTGCGAGATCGGGCGGAGTAAAAACCTCGTCATTACTCAAATTTGCGAGACACGAGAGAACATCGGGGTTGTATTCAGAAACCATCTTCAACTCCAAGTTTCATAAAATGTACAACGGGAAATTCCGCCACAGGTGTGGGAAGGAAAGCCCTTTCCCCCAGATCGGAAAAAAGATTCGGTTCATTCATCGGCTGGCTTTCCAAAAGGTTCGCCATCGTAAAATCCCTCCTTTTTATACCGTTATCGCTTACGGGACTCCATTCGGAAAAAACTATTGGCAGGGCTAAACCATCGGGAGTTTTCAGACTCAAGGCATCACCCCATAAAATATTGCGTTTCAAAATAAATGATGCCACATTCAAACATTGGGGGTTACACTTCCCGCCAAAATTTTGCCCGTACCGCTCAGCAAATATTCTCAAAAGCCGCTCCCGGCACTCAATCACATTATCTTCGAGAATGTCGATCCCGTAAATGCTCGAAACGGCGAGAATTGCATAAAATTCCCACTCCGTTTGAGCGGATTTATATCTTTTGTCTGTAACTGCAAGTTTTCTGTTGAGTATTTCGGCGAGGAAATTCCCTGTACCGCATGCGGGTTCAAG containing:
- a CDS encoding SAM-dependent DNA methyltransferase codes for the protein MKSKQVKSKKRVAEHGEVFTSEREVNAMLDLVKQETERIESRFLEPACGTGNFLAEILNRKLAVTDKRYKSAQTEWEFYAILAVSSIYGIDILEDNVIECRERLLRIFAERYGQNFGGKCNPQCLNVASFILKRNILWGDALSLKTPDGLALPIVFSEWSPVSDNGIKRRDFTMANLLESQPMNEPNLFSDLGERAFLPTPVAEFPVVHFMKLGVEDGF